A genome region from Sphingobium sp. WTD-1 includes the following:
- a CDS encoding tyrosine recombinase XerC: MTDSLPASLPERWRQHLSLDRRRSTHTVRAYVATAERLVAFLAEHQGQAVTAASLARLEQADLRAYLASRRVDGIGNISAARELSAVRGFLKFVGGAEARVPQLKGPRVKRGLPRPISPDEALALAGDIAEGAREDWIGARDWAVLLLLYGAGLRIGEAMGLMGDILPLGDTLRVTGKRGKTRLVPLLPQVRAAIEAYADQCPWSPARDQPLFRGARGGPLSAALIRRSVQGARGRLGLSDRTTPHALRHSFATHLLGRGADLRSLQELLGHASLTSTQVYTQVDAAHLLDVYRAAHPRA; the protein is encoded by the coding sequence ATGACCGACAGCCTTCCCGCCTCCCTCCCCGAACGCTGGCGCCAGCATCTCAGCCTCGACCGGCGGCGCTCGACCCATACGGTGCGGGCCTATGTCGCCACGGCCGAGCGGCTGGTCGCCTTTCTCGCCGAGCATCAGGGACAGGCCGTGACCGCCGCCAGCCTCGCCCGGCTGGAGCAGGCGGACCTGCGCGCCTATCTTGCCAGCCGCCGGGTCGATGGCATCGGCAATATCTCCGCCGCGCGCGAATTGTCGGCAGTGCGCGGCTTCCTGAAATTTGTCGGCGGCGCGGAAGCCCGCGTCCCCCAGCTCAAGGGGCCACGGGTCAAGCGCGGCCTGCCCCGCCCCATCTCCCCTGACGAGGCGCTGGCGCTGGCCGGCGACATTGCCGAGGGCGCGCGCGAGGACTGGATCGGCGCGCGCGACTGGGCGGTGCTGCTGCTGCTCTATGGCGCGGGCCTGCGCATTGGCGAGGCGATGGGGCTGATGGGCGACATATTGCCGCTGGGCGACACGCTGCGCGTCACCGGCAAGCGCGGCAAGACGCGACTGGTGCCGCTGCTGCCGCAGGTCCGTGCCGCGATCGAGGCCTATGCCGACCAATGCCCCTGGTCGCCGGCGCGCGACCAGCCGCTGTTCCGGGGGGCGCGCGGCGGCCCGCTTTCGGCCGCGCTCATCCGCCGGTCGGTGCAGGGCGCGCGCGGTCGTCTCGGCCTGTCGGACCGGACCACGCCCCATGCGCTGCGCCACAGTTTCGCGACCCATCTGCTCGGTCGCGGCGCGGACCTGCGCTCCCTCCAGGAACTGCTCGGCCATGCCAGCCTGACCTCGACCCAGGTCTATACACAGGTCGATGCCGCCCATCTGCTGGACGTCTATCGCGCCGCCCATCCCCGCGCCTGA